The following coding sequences lie in one Opisthocomus hoazin isolate bOpiHoa1 chromosome 7, bOpiHoa1.hap1, whole genome shotgun sequence genomic window:
- the TRMT5 gene encoding tRNA (guanine(37)-N(1))-methyltransferase isoform X3, with translation MRTLWRFGYSARLLKTNHFRTAASNTPFPAVWMLLAQYSGRIPGLFVVAKKNSFFTMPETVEDKANLELYSPHPEVRGMTLLNREAFKRTVVVPVLKVKKEIVNTLLKSLKHMVLQRPGLKRVVEDPEDEDGRLVILDPHRIPEFSLGESEQEVLKQLNVCPEVSKYNLELTYENFKSEEILRAVLPEGQEVTSGFSRVGHIAHLNLRDHQLPYRHLIGQVIIDKNPGITCVVNKTSIIDSTYRNFQMEVLAGESKLITKVKENNIAYELDFSKVYWNPRLSTEHGRIVELLKPGDVLFDVFAGVGPFAIPAAKKKCHVFANDLNPDSYSWLLHNCKLNKVDNKIKAFNMDGRDFLLGPVREELSKELPLLKEEQKTSFHIVMNLPALAIEFLDVFRHLLVGEPCSAAGLPMVHCYGFSKHADPTKDIQERAEAALGTSLDGRCSTYLVRNVAPNKEMLCISFRVPADVLYKRPCPDDAKPASKRLCTSKDLPEEKLPS, from the exons ATGAG GACTTTATGGAGATTTGGATACTCTGCCAGACTACTGAAAACCAATCATTTTAGGACAGCTGCATCAAATACACCATTTCCAGCAGTTTGGATGCTATTGGCGCAATATTCTGGCAGAATACCTGGGCTCTTTGTAGtagcaaaaaaaaatagtttttttacAATGCCTGAAACTGTGGAGGATAAAGCTAATCTGGAACTGTATTCGCCGCATCCTGAAGTGCGTGGGATGACGCTGCTCAACAGAGAAGCTTTTAAAAGGACAGTTGTTGTTCCAGTTCTTAAAGTCAAGAAAGAAATCGTAAATACTTTGCTGAAGTCCCTAAAACATATGGTACTACAGCGTCCCGGTCTGAAGCGAGTGGTTGAGGATCCAGAAGATGAGGATGGTAGACTTGTTATTCTGGATCCTCACAGAATACCAGAATTCTCCTTGGGAGAATCGGAGCAAGAGGTATTGAAGCAGCTTAATGTCTGTCCGGAGGTGTCCAAGTACAACTTGGAGCTGACTTACGAGAATTTCAAGTCAGAGGAGATCCTGCGAGCAGTCCTCCCTGAAGGTCAGGAAGTCACCTCTGGGTTTAGCCGTGTTGGTCACATAGCTCATCTGAATCTCAGAGATCACCAGCTACCGTACAGGCATTTGATTG GCCAGGTTATAATTGACAAGAATCCAGGAATCACCTGTGTAGTGAATAAAACCAGTATTATTGACAGCACGTACAGAAATTTTCAAATGGAAGTGCTCGCTGGAGAGAGCAAACTCATAACCAAG gtcaaagaaaataatattgcATATGAATTGGACTTTTCTAAAGTCTACTGGAACCCACGTCTTTCCACAGAACACGGCCGCATCGTTGAGCTTTTAAAGCCCGGCGATGTCCTTTTCGATGTCTTTGCTGGGGTTGGCCCTTTTGCTATTCCAGCAGCCAAGAAGAAGTGCCACGTGTTTGCAAACGATCTCAATCCCGACTCCTACAGCTGGCTCCTGCACAACTGCAAGCTCAACAAAGtagacaacaaaataaaagcgTTCAACATGGATGGCAGGGACTTCCTCCTGGGGCCGGTAAGAGAAGAACTGAGTAAAGAGCTCCCGCTtctgaaagaagaacagaaaacctCTTTTCATATAGTCATGAACTTGCCAGCTCTGGCTATTGAATTTCTGGATGTTTTCAGGCACCTCTTAGTCGGAGAGCCGTGCAGCGCTGCTGGCCTTCCCATGGTGCACTGCTACGGTTTCTCCAAGCACGCCGACCCCACCAAGGACATTCAGGAGCGAGCTGAAGCTGCACTGGGCACCTCGCTGGATGGACGCTGTTCTACGTACCTGGTCAGAAATGTTGCCCCGAACAAGGAGATGCTGTGCATCAGCTTTCGGGTTCCAGCGGACGTGCTGTACAAGAGGCCGTGCCCCGATGACG CAAAACCAGCCTCTAAACGTCTGTGTACCAGCAAAGATCTTCCTGAAGAAAAGTTACCGAGTTGA
- the TRMT5 gene encoding tRNA (guanine(37)-N(1))-methyltransferase isoform X6, translated as MPKKNTGMLWPLDEVFLLCSRLEECNRTLWRFGYSARLLKTNHFRTAASNTPFPAVWMLLAQYSGRIPGLFVVAKKNSFFTMPETVEDKANLELYSPHPEVRGMTLLNREAFKRTVVVPVLKVKKEIVNTLLKSLKHMVLQRPGLKRVVEDPEDEDGRLVILDPHRIPEFSLGESEQEVLKQLNVCPEVSKYNLELTYENFKSEEILRAVLPEGQEVTSGFSRVGHIAHLNLRDHQLPYRHLIGQVIIDKNPGITCVVNKTSIIDSTYRNFQMEVLAGESKLITKVKENNIAYELDFSKVYWNPRLSTEHGRIVELLKPGDVLFDVFAGVGPFAIPAAKKKCHVFANDLNPDSYSWLLHNCKLNKVDNKIKAFNMDGRDFLLGPVREELSKELPLLKEEQKTSFHIVMNLPALAIEFLDVFRHLLVGEPCSAAGLPMVHCYGFSKHADPTKDIQERAEAALGTSLDGRCSTYLVRNVAPNKEMLCISFRVPADVLYKRPCPDDAKPASKRLCTSKDLPEEKLPS; from the exons ATGCCAAAGAAAAACACTGGGATGCTCTGGCCTCTGGATGAGGTCTTTCTTCTCTGTAGCAGACTTGAAGAATGTAA TAGGACTTTATGGAGATTTGGATACTCTGCCAGACTACTGAAAACCAATCATTTTAGGACAGCTGCATCAAATACACCATTTCCAGCAGTTTGGATGCTATTGGCGCAATATTCTGGCAGAATACCTGGGCTCTTTGTAGtagcaaaaaaaaatagtttttttacAATGCCTGAAACTGTGGAGGATAAAGCTAATCTGGAACTGTATTCGCCGCATCCTGAAGTGCGTGGGATGACGCTGCTCAACAGAGAAGCTTTTAAAAGGACAGTTGTTGTTCCAGTTCTTAAAGTCAAGAAAGAAATCGTAAATACTTTGCTGAAGTCCCTAAAACATATGGTACTACAGCGTCCCGGTCTGAAGCGAGTGGTTGAGGATCCAGAAGATGAGGATGGTAGACTTGTTATTCTGGATCCTCACAGAATACCAGAATTCTCCTTGGGAGAATCGGAGCAAGAGGTATTGAAGCAGCTTAATGTCTGTCCGGAGGTGTCCAAGTACAACTTGGAGCTGACTTACGAGAATTTCAAGTCAGAGGAGATCCTGCGAGCAGTCCTCCCTGAAGGTCAGGAAGTCACCTCTGGGTTTAGCCGTGTTGGTCACATAGCTCATCTGAATCTCAGAGATCACCAGCTACCGTACAGGCATTTGATTG GCCAGGTTATAATTGACAAGAATCCAGGAATCACCTGTGTAGTGAATAAAACCAGTATTATTGACAGCACGTACAGAAATTTTCAAATGGAAGTGCTCGCTGGAGAGAGCAAACTCATAACCAAG gtcaaagaaaataatattgcATATGAATTGGACTTTTCTAAAGTCTACTGGAACCCACGTCTTTCCACAGAACACGGCCGCATCGTTGAGCTTTTAAAGCCCGGCGATGTCCTTTTCGATGTCTTTGCTGGGGTTGGCCCTTTTGCTATTCCAGCAGCCAAGAAGAAGTGCCACGTGTTTGCAAACGATCTCAATCCCGACTCCTACAGCTGGCTCCTGCACAACTGCAAGCTCAACAAAGtagacaacaaaataaaagcgTTCAACATGGATGGCAGGGACTTCCTCCTGGGGCCGGTAAGAGAAGAACTGAGTAAAGAGCTCCCGCTtctgaaagaagaacagaaaacctCTTTTCATATAGTCATGAACTTGCCAGCTCTGGCTATTGAATTTCTGGATGTTTTCAGGCACCTCTTAGTCGGAGAGCCGTGCAGCGCTGCTGGCCTTCCCATGGTGCACTGCTACGGTTTCTCCAAGCACGCCGACCCCACCAAGGACATTCAGGAGCGAGCTGAAGCTGCACTGGGCACCTCGCTGGATGGACGCTGTTCTACGTACCTGGTCAGAAATGTTGCCCCGAACAAGGAGATGCTGTGCATCAGCTTTCGGGTTCCAGCGGACGTGCTGTACAAGAGGCCGTGCCCCGATGACG CAAAACCAGCCTCTAAACGTCTGTGTACCAGCAAAGATCTTCCTGAAGAAAAGTTACCGAGTTGA
- the TRMT5 gene encoding tRNA (guanine(37)-N(1))-methyltransferase isoform X1 has translation MRSFFSVADLKNVIFIFESTRKRRTLWRFGYSARLLKTNHFRTAASNTPFPAVWMLLAQYSGRIPGLFVVAKKNSFFTMPETVEDKANLELYSPHPEVRGMTLLNREAFKRTVVVPVLKVKKEIVNTLLKSLKHMVLQRPGLKRVVEDPEDEDGRLVILDPHRIPEFSLGESEQEVLKQLNVCPEVSKYNLELTYENFKSEEILRAVLPEGQEVTSGFSRVGHIAHLNLRDHQLPYRHLIGQVIIDKNPGITCVVNKTSIIDSTYRNFQMEVLAGESKLITKVKENNIAYELDFSKVYWNPRLSTEHGRIVELLKPGDVLFDVFAGVGPFAIPAAKKKCHVFANDLNPDSYSWLLHNCKLNKVDNKIKAFNMDGRDFLLGPVREELSKELPLLKEEQKTSFHIVMNLPALAIEFLDVFRHLLVGEPCSAAGLPMVHCYGFSKHADPTKDIQERAEAALGTSLDGRCSTYLVRNVAPNKEMLCISFRVPADVLYKRPCPDDAKPASKRLCTSKDLPEEKLPS, from the exons ATGAGGTCTTTCTTCTCTGTAGCAGACTTGAAGAATGTAATCTTTATTTTTGAGTCAACAAGGAAAAGGAG GACTTTATGGAGATTTGGATACTCTGCCAGACTACTGAAAACCAATCATTTTAGGACAGCTGCATCAAATACACCATTTCCAGCAGTTTGGATGCTATTGGCGCAATATTCTGGCAGAATACCTGGGCTCTTTGTAGtagcaaaaaaaaatagtttttttacAATGCCTGAAACTGTGGAGGATAAAGCTAATCTGGAACTGTATTCGCCGCATCCTGAAGTGCGTGGGATGACGCTGCTCAACAGAGAAGCTTTTAAAAGGACAGTTGTTGTTCCAGTTCTTAAAGTCAAGAAAGAAATCGTAAATACTTTGCTGAAGTCCCTAAAACATATGGTACTACAGCGTCCCGGTCTGAAGCGAGTGGTTGAGGATCCAGAAGATGAGGATGGTAGACTTGTTATTCTGGATCCTCACAGAATACCAGAATTCTCCTTGGGAGAATCGGAGCAAGAGGTATTGAAGCAGCTTAATGTCTGTCCGGAGGTGTCCAAGTACAACTTGGAGCTGACTTACGAGAATTTCAAGTCAGAGGAGATCCTGCGAGCAGTCCTCCCTGAAGGTCAGGAAGTCACCTCTGGGTTTAGCCGTGTTGGTCACATAGCTCATCTGAATCTCAGAGATCACCAGCTACCGTACAGGCATTTGATTG GCCAGGTTATAATTGACAAGAATCCAGGAATCACCTGTGTAGTGAATAAAACCAGTATTATTGACAGCACGTACAGAAATTTTCAAATGGAAGTGCTCGCTGGAGAGAGCAAACTCATAACCAAG gtcaaagaaaataatattgcATATGAATTGGACTTTTCTAAAGTCTACTGGAACCCACGTCTTTCCACAGAACACGGCCGCATCGTTGAGCTTTTAAAGCCCGGCGATGTCCTTTTCGATGTCTTTGCTGGGGTTGGCCCTTTTGCTATTCCAGCAGCCAAGAAGAAGTGCCACGTGTTTGCAAACGATCTCAATCCCGACTCCTACAGCTGGCTCCTGCACAACTGCAAGCTCAACAAAGtagacaacaaaataaaagcgTTCAACATGGATGGCAGGGACTTCCTCCTGGGGCCGGTAAGAGAAGAACTGAGTAAAGAGCTCCCGCTtctgaaagaagaacagaaaacctCTTTTCATATAGTCATGAACTTGCCAGCTCTGGCTATTGAATTTCTGGATGTTTTCAGGCACCTCTTAGTCGGAGAGCCGTGCAGCGCTGCTGGCCTTCCCATGGTGCACTGCTACGGTTTCTCCAAGCACGCCGACCCCACCAAGGACATTCAGGAGCGAGCTGAAGCTGCACTGGGCACCTCGCTGGATGGACGCTGTTCTACGTACCTGGTCAGAAATGTTGCCCCGAACAAGGAGATGCTGTGCATCAGCTTTCGGGTTCCAGCGGACGTGCTGTACAAGAGGCCGTGCCCCGATGACG CAAAACCAGCCTCTAAACGTCTGTGTACCAGCAAAGATCTTCCTGAAGAAAAGTTACCGAGTTGA
- the TRMT5 gene encoding tRNA (guanine(37)-N(1))-methyltransferase isoform X4, producing the protein MTLWRFGYSARLLKTNHFRTAASNTPFPAVWMLLAQYSGRIPGLFVVAKKNSFFTMPETVEDKANLELYSPHPEVRGMTLLNREAFKRTVVVPVLKVKKEIVNTLLKSLKHMVLQRPGLKRVVEDPEDEDGRLVILDPHRIPEFSLGESEQEVLKQLNVCPEVSKYNLELTYENFKSEEILRAVLPEGQEVTSGFSRVGHIAHLNLRDHQLPYRHLIGQVIIDKNPGITCVVNKTSIIDSTYRNFQMEVLAGESKLITKVKENNIAYELDFSKVYWNPRLSTEHGRIVELLKPGDVLFDVFAGVGPFAIPAAKKKCHVFANDLNPDSYSWLLHNCKLNKVDNKIKAFNMDGRDFLLGPVREELSKELPLLKEEQKTSFHIVMNLPALAIEFLDVFRHLLVGEPCSAAGLPMVHCYGFSKHADPTKDIQERAEAALGTSLDGRCSTYLVRNVAPNKEMLCISFRVPADVLYKRPCPDDAKPASKRLCTSKDLPEEKLPS; encoded by the exons AT GACTTTATGGAGATTTGGATACTCTGCCAGACTACTGAAAACCAATCATTTTAGGACAGCTGCATCAAATACACCATTTCCAGCAGTTTGGATGCTATTGGCGCAATATTCTGGCAGAATACCTGGGCTCTTTGTAGtagcaaaaaaaaatagtttttttacAATGCCTGAAACTGTGGAGGATAAAGCTAATCTGGAACTGTATTCGCCGCATCCTGAAGTGCGTGGGATGACGCTGCTCAACAGAGAAGCTTTTAAAAGGACAGTTGTTGTTCCAGTTCTTAAAGTCAAGAAAGAAATCGTAAATACTTTGCTGAAGTCCCTAAAACATATGGTACTACAGCGTCCCGGTCTGAAGCGAGTGGTTGAGGATCCAGAAGATGAGGATGGTAGACTTGTTATTCTGGATCCTCACAGAATACCAGAATTCTCCTTGGGAGAATCGGAGCAAGAGGTATTGAAGCAGCTTAATGTCTGTCCGGAGGTGTCCAAGTACAACTTGGAGCTGACTTACGAGAATTTCAAGTCAGAGGAGATCCTGCGAGCAGTCCTCCCTGAAGGTCAGGAAGTCACCTCTGGGTTTAGCCGTGTTGGTCACATAGCTCATCTGAATCTCAGAGATCACCAGCTACCGTACAGGCATTTGATTG GCCAGGTTATAATTGACAAGAATCCAGGAATCACCTGTGTAGTGAATAAAACCAGTATTATTGACAGCACGTACAGAAATTTTCAAATGGAAGTGCTCGCTGGAGAGAGCAAACTCATAACCAAG gtcaaagaaaataatattgcATATGAATTGGACTTTTCTAAAGTCTACTGGAACCCACGTCTTTCCACAGAACACGGCCGCATCGTTGAGCTTTTAAAGCCCGGCGATGTCCTTTTCGATGTCTTTGCTGGGGTTGGCCCTTTTGCTATTCCAGCAGCCAAGAAGAAGTGCCACGTGTTTGCAAACGATCTCAATCCCGACTCCTACAGCTGGCTCCTGCACAACTGCAAGCTCAACAAAGtagacaacaaaataaaagcgTTCAACATGGATGGCAGGGACTTCCTCCTGGGGCCGGTAAGAGAAGAACTGAGTAAAGAGCTCCCGCTtctgaaagaagaacagaaaacctCTTTTCATATAGTCATGAACTTGCCAGCTCTGGCTATTGAATTTCTGGATGTTTTCAGGCACCTCTTAGTCGGAGAGCCGTGCAGCGCTGCTGGCCTTCCCATGGTGCACTGCTACGGTTTCTCCAAGCACGCCGACCCCACCAAGGACATTCAGGAGCGAGCTGAAGCTGCACTGGGCACCTCGCTGGATGGACGCTGTTCTACGTACCTGGTCAGAAATGTTGCCCCGAACAAGGAGATGCTGTGCATCAGCTTTCGGGTTCCAGCGGACGTGCTGTACAAGAGGCCGTGCCCCGATGACG CAAAACCAGCCTCTAAACGTCTGTGTACCAGCAAAGATCTTCCTGAAGAAAAGTTACCGAGTTGA
- the TRMT5 gene encoding tRNA (guanine(37)-N(1))-methyltransferase isoform X2, giving the protein MNNFSSRTLWRFGYSARLLKTNHFRTAASNTPFPAVWMLLAQYSGRIPGLFVVAKKNSFFTMPETVEDKANLELYSPHPEVRGMTLLNREAFKRTVVVPVLKVKKEIVNTLLKSLKHMVLQRPGLKRVVEDPEDEDGRLVILDPHRIPEFSLGESEQEVLKQLNVCPEVSKYNLELTYENFKSEEILRAVLPEGQEVTSGFSRVGHIAHLNLRDHQLPYRHLIGQVIIDKNPGITCVVNKTSIIDSTYRNFQMEVLAGESKLITKVKENNIAYELDFSKVYWNPRLSTEHGRIVELLKPGDVLFDVFAGVGPFAIPAAKKKCHVFANDLNPDSYSWLLHNCKLNKVDNKIKAFNMDGRDFLLGPVREELSKELPLLKEEQKTSFHIVMNLPALAIEFLDVFRHLLVGEPCSAAGLPMVHCYGFSKHADPTKDIQERAEAALGTSLDGRCSTYLVRNVAPNKEMLCISFRVPADVLYKRPCPDDAKPASKRLCTSKDLPEEKLPS; this is encoded by the exons ATGAATAATTTCTCTTCTAGGACTTTATGGAGATTTGGATACTCTGCCAGACTACTGAAAACCAATCATTTTAGGACAGCTGCATCAAATACACCATTTCCAGCAGTTTGGATGCTATTGGCGCAATATTCTGGCAGAATACCTGGGCTCTTTGTAGtagcaaaaaaaaatagtttttttacAATGCCTGAAACTGTGGAGGATAAAGCTAATCTGGAACTGTATTCGCCGCATCCTGAAGTGCGTGGGATGACGCTGCTCAACAGAGAAGCTTTTAAAAGGACAGTTGTTGTTCCAGTTCTTAAAGTCAAGAAAGAAATCGTAAATACTTTGCTGAAGTCCCTAAAACATATGGTACTACAGCGTCCCGGTCTGAAGCGAGTGGTTGAGGATCCAGAAGATGAGGATGGTAGACTTGTTATTCTGGATCCTCACAGAATACCAGAATTCTCCTTGGGAGAATCGGAGCAAGAGGTATTGAAGCAGCTTAATGTCTGTCCGGAGGTGTCCAAGTACAACTTGGAGCTGACTTACGAGAATTTCAAGTCAGAGGAGATCCTGCGAGCAGTCCTCCCTGAAGGTCAGGAAGTCACCTCTGGGTTTAGCCGTGTTGGTCACATAGCTCATCTGAATCTCAGAGATCACCAGCTACCGTACAGGCATTTGATTG GCCAGGTTATAATTGACAAGAATCCAGGAATCACCTGTGTAGTGAATAAAACCAGTATTATTGACAGCACGTACAGAAATTTTCAAATGGAAGTGCTCGCTGGAGAGAGCAAACTCATAACCAAG gtcaaagaaaataatattgcATATGAATTGGACTTTTCTAAAGTCTACTGGAACCCACGTCTTTCCACAGAACACGGCCGCATCGTTGAGCTTTTAAAGCCCGGCGATGTCCTTTTCGATGTCTTTGCTGGGGTTGGCCCTTTTGCTATTCCAGCAGCCAAGAAGAAGTGCCACGTGTTTGCAAACGATCTCAATCCCGACTCCTACAGCTGGCTCCTGCACAACTGCAAGCTCAACAAAGtagacaacaaaataaaagcgTTCAACATGGATGGCAGGGACTTCCTCCTGGGGCCGGTAAGAGAAGAACTGAGTAAAGAGCTCCCGCTtctgaaagaagaacagaaaacctCTTTTCATATAGTCATGAACTTGCCAGCTCTGGCTATTGAATTTCTGGATGTTTTCAGGCACCTCTTAGTCGGAGAGCCGTGCAGCGCTGCTGGCCTTCCCATGGTGCACTGCTACGGTTTCTCCAAGCACGCCGACCCCACCAAGGACATTCAGGAGCGAGCTGAAGCTGCACTGGGCACCTCGCTGGATGGACGCTGTTCTACGTACCTGGTCAGAAATGTTGCCCCGAACAAGGAGATGCTGTGCATCAGCTTTCGGGTTCCAGCGGACGTGCTGTACAAGAGGCCGTGCCCCGATGACG CAAAACCAGCCTCTAAACGTCTGTGTACCAGCAAAGATCTTCCTGAAGAAAAGTTACCGAGTTGA
- the TRMT5 gene encoding tRNA (guanine(37)-N(1))-methyltransferase isoform X5 has product MRSFFSVADLKNVIFIFESTRKRRTLWRFGYSARLLKTNHFRTAASNTPFPAVWMLLAQYSGRIPGLFVVAKKNSFFTMPETVEDKANLELYSPHPEVRGMTLLNREAFKRTVVVPVLKVKKEIVNTLLKSLKHMVLQRPGLKRVVEDPEDEDGRLVILDPHRIPEFSLGESEQEVLKQLNVCPEVSKYNLELTYENFKSEEILRAVLPEGQEVTSGFSRVGHIAHLNLRDHQLPYRHLIGQVIIDKNPGITCVVNKTSIIDSTYRNFQMEVLAGESKLITKVKENNIAYELDFSKVYWNPRLSTEHGRIVELLKPGDVLFDVFAGVGPFAIPAAKKKCHVFANDLNPDSYSWLLHNCKLNKVDNKIKAFNMDGRDFLLGPAPLSRRAVQRCWPSHGALLRFLQARRPHQGHSGAS; this is encoded by the exons ATGAGGTCTTTCTTCTCTGTAGCAGACTTGAAGAATGTAATCTTTATTTTTGAGTCAACAAGGAAAAGGAG GACTTTATGGAGATTTGGATACTCTGCCAGACTACTGAAAACCAATCATTTTAGGACAGCTGCATCAAATACACCATTTCCAGCAGTTTGGATGCTATTGGCGCAATATTCTGGCAGAATACCTGGGCTCTTTGTAGtagcaaaaaaaaatagtttttttacAATGCCTGAAACTGTGGAGGATAAAGCTAATCTGGAACTGTATTCGCCGCATCCTGAAGTGCGTGGGATGACGCTGCTCAACAGAGAAGCTTTTAAAAGGACAGTTGTTGTTCCAGTTCTTAAAGTCAAGAAAGAAATCGTAAATACTTTGCTGAAGTCCCTAAAACATATGGTACTACAGCGTCCCGGTCTGAAGCGAGTGGTTGAGGATCCAGAAGATGAGGATGGTAGACTTGTTATTCTGGATCCTCACAGAATACCAGAATTCTCCTTGGGAGAATCGGAGCAAGAGGTATTGAAGCAGCTTAATGTCTGTCCGGAGGTGTCCAAGTACAACTTGGAGCTGACTTACGAGAATTTCAAGTCAGAGGAGATCCTGCGAGCAGTCCTCCCTGAAGGTCAGGAAGTCACCTCTGGGTTTAGCCGTGTTGGTCACATAGCTCATCTGAATCTCAGAGATCACCAGCTACCGTACAGGCATTTGATTG GCCAGGTTATAATTGACAAGAATCCAGGAATCACCTGTGTAGTGAATAAAACCAGTATTATTGACAGCACGTACAGAAATTTTCAAATGGAAGTGCTCGCTGGAGAGAGCAAACTCATAACCAAG gtcaaagaaaataatattgcATATGAATTGGACTTTTCTAAAGTCTACTGGAACCCACGTCTTTCCACAGAACACGGCCGCATCGTTGAGCTTTTAAAGCCCGGCGATGTCCTTTTCGATGTCTTTGCTGGGGTTGGCCCTTTTGCTATTCCAGCAGCCAAGAAGAAGTGCCACGTGTTTGCAAACGATCTCAATCCCGACTCCTACAGCTGGCTCCTGCACAACTGCAAGCTCAACAAAGtagacaacaaaataaaagcgTTCAACATGGATGGCAGGGACTTCCTCCTGGGGCCG GCACCTCTTAGTCGGAGAGCCGTGCAGCGCTGCTGGCCTTCCCATGGTGCACTGCTACGGTTTCTCCAAGCACGCCGACCCCACCAAGGACATTCAGGAGCGAGCTGA